One window of the Neorickettsia findlayensis genome contains the following:
- the radC gene encoding RadC family protein, which produces MKKLGQKGVEVIPGSLHKGHRLRLRQRIIQSAGGTVSELELLEYLLFATHPRIDVKPLAKSLLKEFGDFKKLFAADHDDLKSVKGVNDAVVALIKTVRESMKAILRKDLTSRTTLKSWKSVVDYLRLSIGNNPVETIRVLFLNKKYTLIREYVQELGATDHTPLCMREIIKKCLTCGASAIVIAHNHPSGNPLPSQEDLLITGKLKKICQKVDVQLVDHFIVTPHDHFSFVVNGLL; this is translated from the coding sequence ATGAAAAAGTTGGGACAAAAGGGTGTGGAAGTTATACCTGGGTCGTTGCATAAAGGGCATAGGCTCAGGCTTCGCCAGCGCATAATACAAAGTGCAGGTGGTACTGTGTCGGAGTTGGAGTTGCTAGAGTATTTGCTCTTTGCAACTCATCCAAGGATTGATGTTAAGCCTCTGGCCAAATCTCTGCTAAAAGAGTTTGGAGATTTTAAGAAACTTTTCGCTGCTGATCATGACGACTTGAAAAGTGTGAAAGGCGTCAATGACGCTGTTGTTGCACTCATCAAAACCGTGCGCGAAAGTATGAAAGCAATTCTCAGAAAGGACCTAACCTCCAGAACCACCTTAAAATCGTGGAAATCGGTTGTAGACTACTTACGTTTAAGTATCGGGAATAACCCAGTCGAGACAATACGCGTCCTTTTTCTTAATAAGAAGTACACCCTGATCAGAGAGTATGTGCAGGAACTTGGAGCTACCGACCATACACCGCTTTGTATGAGAGAAATTATTAAAAAATGTCTAACCTGCGGTGCAAGTGCAATTGTCATCGCACATAATCATCCCAGCGGCAATCCCCTACCCTCTCAGGAGGACTTACTCATAACTGGGAAGTTGAAGAAGATCTGTCAGAAAGTGGACGTACAGCTTGTAGATCACTTTATCGTAACACCACATGATCATTTCAGCTTTGTCGTTAACGGGCTTCTGTGA
- a CDS encoding helix-turn-helix domain-containing protein: MPKISENFKKRAETDVMIGKQIRRLRTLKGYSQAAIAKEIGVTFQQLQKYECGANRLCVSRLLDICKFCKVSPSYFFASLNKEHEGDTLYDSENSIEFEHENEYNKELLVLVRAFKAITEDSVRSKVLSLVKTMSQAYGEEKNK; the protein is encoded by the coding sequence ATGCCTAAAATCTCTGAGAATTTTAAGAAACGTGCGGAAACTGACGTGATGATTGGAAAGCAGATTCGTAGGCTTAGGACCCTTAAAGGTTATAGCCAGGCTGCCATAGCCAAGGAAATTGGTGTAACCTTCCAGCAGCTTCAGAAGTACGAATGCGGTGCGAACCGCCTTTGTGTAAGCAGGCTGCTTGACATATGTAAGTTTTGTAAAGTTTCGCCCTCCTATTTTTTTGCTTCGCTAAACAAGGAACACGAGGGCGATACGTTATATGATTCTGAAAATAGCATAGAGTTTGAGCATGAGAATGAGTATAACAAAGAGCTTCTGGTTTTGGTTCGTGCATTCAAGGCTATTACGGAAGATTCAGTAAGAAGTAAAGTTCTCTCATTGGTAAAAACCATGTCTCAGGCTTATGGAGAAGAAAAAAATAAATAG
- the secA gene encoding preprotein translocase subunit SecA has protein sequence MLDLVHKIFDSRNRKIKGKLNGGVEQVNALEARVRELSSDELRNKTNEFKERLFKQSASLDEILPEAYACVREASVRTLGMRHFDVQIMGGIVLHWGMISEMHTGEGKTLVATLAAYLNALPEKGVHVVTVNDYLARRDTEWMKQIYRYLGLQVSCVTSDMRDPERAHAYKADITYATNNELGFDYLRDNMKFSKGEMVQRGLHYAIVDEVDSILIDEARTPLIVSGMTDGASYLYASINKLAEKLDSTLYTVDEKARTVSLTEEGQEAVEKLLMDEKFIETGSSLYEPQNLQLVHCLNQSLKAINLFQKNKDYIVKDGQIVLIDEFTGRMMHGRRYSEGLHQALEAKENLKIQNENQTLASITFQNYFRMYNKLAGMTGTAATEREEFSTIYGLGVVQIPSHLPVRRIDHDDEIYASKKEKYEAILKLAKECHEKLQPILIGTTSIENSEELSRELKKAKLKHSVLNAKQHAFEAEIIAQAGKPGAITIATNMAGRGTDIQLGGNFNFNVSANDETEKEHAKNEEIVRKAGGLYVIGTERHESRRIDNQLRGRSGRQGDPGESKFFLSLDDDLLRVFGTPGIRNMLKKQLSNNGAIKHSYITRSLEKAQKKVESRNYEIRKNLIKFDDVINEQRKVVFSHRNNIMESNDIDLLPIVSDVNAKTLENARSKSFYDIPTLVHSMQSIYNEDFKELHKTEDIEGFIDSKTKNIIAEKERANVELLLEIKKRIMIAILDQLWKEHLQFLENLRLSINLKAVAQKNPLIEFKHEAFHAFQRLSDRWHENIIASFVRVKLVERMHMKVI, from the coding sequence ATGCTAGATTTAGTGCACAAAATTTTTGACTCTCGAAATCGAAAGATCAAGGGAAAGCTAAACGGTGGTGTGGAGCAAGTCAACGCTCTTGAGGCTAGGGTTCGTGAACTCTCAAGTGACGAACTTAGAAACAAAACTAACGAATTCAAAGAAAGACTGTTCAAGCAAAGCGCTTCACTAGATGAAATACTGCCCGAAGCATATGCATGTGTCAGAGAGGCTTCCGTCAGAACCCTCGGTATGCGGCATTTCGATGTGCAAATCATGGGGGGAATTGTGCTGCACTGGGGAATGATAAGTGAAATGCACACAGGCGAAGGGAAAACGCTTGTCGCAACTCTAGCAGCTTATTTGAACGCTCTCCCTGAAAAAGGTGTGCACGTAGTAACGGTGAACGACTACTTAGCTCGAAGAGATACCGAGTGGATGAAACAAATCTATAGATATCTAGGATTACAAGTTTCTTGTGTTACTTCAGATATGCGTGATCCAGAAAGAGCACATGCATATAAAGCAGATATCACCTATGCCACAAACAACGAGCTGGGCTTTGATTATCTTCGGGATAACATGAAGTTTTCCAAAGGAGAAATGGTGCAGCGGGGCCTTCATTATGCAATCGTGGATGAAGTTGACTCAATATTGATCGATGAGGCACGTACACCGCTTATAGTCTCGGGTATGACGGATGGTGCCTCATACCTTTACGCAAGCATAAATAAGCTTGCAGAAAAGCTCGATAGCACTTTATACACAGTTGATGAAAAAGCAAGAACCGTTTCTCTCACAGAGGAAGGGCAAGAAGCCGTAGAAAAACTATTGATGGATGAAAAATTCATAGAGACTGGTTCATCGCTCTATGAACCACAAAACCTGCAACTTGTACACTGTTTGAATCAATCCCTCAAGGCAATCAATCTCTTCCAAAAAAACAAGGATTACATCGTCAAAGATGGCCAAATAGTTTTAATAGATGAGTTTACTGGCCGTATGATGCATGGGAGACGGTATTCAGAGGGACTACATCAAGCACTTGAAGCCAAAGAAAATCTCAAGATTCAAAATGAGAATCAAACACTTGCATCCATTACATTCCAAAACTACTTCAGGATGTACAACAAGCTTGCTGGCATGACAGGAACAGCTGCAACAGAAAGGGAGGAATTCTCGACAATATACGGGCTAGGAGTCGTACAAATACCATCACATCTGCCAGTACGCAGAATTGATCATGATGATGAAATATACGCCTCAAAAAAGGAGAAATACGAAGCTATTCTAAAACTCGCAAAAGAATGTCATGAGAAACTACAACCCATCCTGATTGGAACAACGAGTATAGAAAATTCTGAAGAACTCTCACGTGAACTGAAAAAGGCAAAGCTAAAGCACTCCGTATTGAACGCAAAACAGCACGCTTTCGAAGCGGAAATTATTGCACAAGCAGGTAAACCCGGCGCTATAACTATAGCCACAAATATGGCTGGAAGAGGAACAGATATCCAGTTGGGGGGCAACTTTAATTTTAACGTTTCAGCAAACGATGAAACTGAAAAAGAGCATGCAAAAAACGAAGAGATAGTTCGAAAAGCTGGAGGACTTTACGTTATTGGTACTGAAAGACACGAAAGCCGCCGTATTGATAATCAACTCAGAGGAAGATCAGGTAGACAAGGTGATCCAGGTGAATCAAAGTTTTTTCTCTCACTCGACGATGATCTATTGCGTGTGTTCGGTACACCGGGAATACGTAACATGCTAAAAAAGCAGCTTTCCAATAATGGCGCCATAAAACATTCGTACATAACACGTTCACTCGAAAAGGCACAAAAGAAAGTAGAGAGCCGTAATTATGAGATCAGAAAAAACCTTATTAAGTTCGATGACGTGATAAATGAACAAAGGAAAGTCGTCTTCAGCCACCGAAACAATATCATGGAAAGCAATGATATAGATCTGTTACCAATAGTGTCAGATGTAAACGCTAAAACTCTTGAAAATGCGCGATCTAAGAGTTTTTATGATATTCCAACTCTGGTCCACAGTATGCAATCAATATACAACGAGGACTTTAAAGAACTACATAAAACCGAAGATATTGAAGGCTTCATAGACTCAAAAACAAAAAATATCATTGCAGAAAAGGAACGTGCGAACGTGGAACTTCTTTTGGAAATAAAAAAGCGCATAATGATAGCGATACTAGACCAACTATGGAAAGAGCATTTGCAGTTTCTAGAGAATCTTAGATTAAGCATAAACCTCAAGGCCGTCGCACAGAAAAATCCACTTATCGAATTTAAACATGAGGCGTTCCACGCTTTCCAGAGGCTCTCAGACCGGTGGCATGAAAATATTATAGCGTCTTTCGTCCGAGTAAAACTTGTTGAACGAATGCACATGAAAGTCATTTAG
- a CDS encoding response regulator transcription factor yields MRILVVDDEQKVTDYVKSIITSVGYVCDTASCCRDASALINSSKGDYQYDLIILDRVLPDGDGLDMILNLRCKNIKTPVIFFSALSSYENRIKAFDFGADDFIAKSELHKGEFLARIRAVLRRCFSHHFSKFKLGNMLVDFHMQVCKMRGKVVQLTNKEYSMLELMCLHGRGAIISKDKFISHLYSNNEPTEQKIIDVFACKLRSKLAAYNDGVSYIETVWGRGYTLNENVPPIRSSVKKSRAISADEHASAAAGHELQKSTT; encoded by the coding sequence ATGCGTATATTAGTAGTCGATGACGAGCAGAAGGTAACGGATTATGTGAAGAGTATTATTACCTCTGTTGGGTATGTTTGTGACACGGCTTCCTGTTGCCGTGATGCTTCAGCACTGATTAATTCCAGCAAAGGCGATTATCAGTATGATCTTATTATCCTAGACAGGGTTCTCCCCGACGGGGATGGCTTGGATATGATCTTAAATTTGCGTTGTAAGAACATAAAGACTCCCGTGATCTTTTTCTCTGCTCTCTCGTCTTATGAGAACAGGATTAAGGCTTTCGATTTTGGTGCCGATGATTTCATTGCGAAGAGTGAGCTGCATAAGGGTGAGTTTCTTGCGCGTATAAGGGCTGTTCTGAGAAGGTGCTTCAGCCATCACTTTTCGAAATTCAAGCTTGGTAACATGTTGGTGGACTTTCACATGCAGGTTTGTAAGATGCGTGGCAAAGTTGTGCAGCTGACAAACAAGGAATACTCAATGTTAGAGTTGATGTGTCTTCATGGTAGGGGAGCTATCATATCCAAGGATAAGTTTATAAGCCATCTTTATTCTAATAATGAGCCGACGGAGCAAAAAATCATTGATGTTTTTGCTTGCAAATTACGTAGCAAGCTAGCTGCGTATAACGATGGTGTGAGCTACATAGAGACAGTTTGGGGAAGAGGGTACACGTTGAATGAGAATGTTCCTCCAATAAGAAGTAGTGTGAAAAAATCTAGAGCTATTTCTGCTGATGAGCATGCTTCTGCAGCTGCTGGGCATGAGCTCCAGAAAAGTACCACCTAA
- the purE gene encoding 5-(carboxyamino)imidazole ribonucleotide mutase has translation MSSKKIAVVMGSTSDYSTMQYAEKILEELIVQYETYVISAHRTPARLYEFSKSAADNGIGTIIAGAGGAAHLPGMIAAISDIPVLGVPVESKTLNGLDSLLSICQMPAGTPVGTLSIGKAGAENAALLACRILALQDKDLQHRLRTWIRKQTEAVPERP, from the coding sequence ATGAGTTCTAAAAAGATAGCGGTAGTAATGGGCAGTACGTCTGACTATTCTACTATGCAGTATGCGGAGAAAATATTAGAAGAGTTAATTGTACAATATGAGACTTACGTGATATCAGCACACAGAACTCCAGCAAGGTTGTATGAGTTTTCGAAAAGCGCAGCAGACAATGGAATTGGCACAATAATAGCAGGCGCTGGAGGAGCAGCTCATTTACCGGGAATGATCGCAGCCATAAGCGATATTCCAGTCTTAGGAGTACCAGTAGAAAGTAAAACACTCAACGGTCTGGATAGCTTGCTTTCGATATGCCAGATGCCTGCAGGCACACCAGTCGGTACTCTCTCTATAGGAAAAGCAGGCGCAGAAAACGCAGCACTCCTGGCCTGCAGAATACTGGCCCTACAAGACAAAGATTTGCAACACAGACTACGAACCTGGATCAGAAAGCAAACAGAAGCTGTACCTGAAAGACCTTAA
- the tsaD gene encoding tRNA (adenosine(37)-N6)-threonylcarbamoyltransferase complex transferase subunit TsaD has translation MNNHLILGIETSCDETSVAIVSEERKVYFHEIFTQDHSKYNGVYPEFASREHLKILPQILRRAAQAHDLEKLTSIACTVGPGLVGSLIVGVMMARGLAFLLKKPVLGINHLEGHLLAARLTKKINFPFVCLVISGGHSQLINAKKVGDYLLLGETLDDAFGEAFDKLATMLGFTYPGGKIVEKFASKGDSERFRLPAAMINQPGCNFSLSGIKTALKKIITSLPQITEQDKADICASFQACVARIMVSKLEQAVKICGHSRIVLAGGVASNRYVRKILEEFAKNHDLSLHFPEGVLCTDNAAMIAWAAIERITAGCTELPLEPQPRLCW, from the coding sequence ATGAACAATCATTTAATTTTAGGCATAGAAACAAGTTGCGATGAAACTTCAGTCGCCATTGTTTCTGAAGAACGAAAGGTTTACTTTCACGAAATTTTCACCCAGGATCATAGCAAATATAACGGAGTCTACCCGGAATTTGCATCCAGGGAGCATTTGAAAATTTTGCCTCAGATACTACGAAGGGCGGCTCAAGCACATGATCTTGAAAAATTGACATCTATTGCTTGTACTGTTGGTCCAGGACTGGTTGGATCGCTGATAGTTGGAGTGATGATGGCCCGTGGTCTTGCATTTTTGCTTAAGAAACCTGTTCTCGGAATAAACCACCTAGAAGGACACTTACTCGCTGCAAGACTTACGAAGAAAATAAATTTCCCATTTGTTTGTCTCGTGATCTCAGGAGGACATTCTCAACTTATCAACGCAAAAAAGGTAGGTGATTATCTTCTTCTTGGGGAAACACTCGATGATGCATTTGGCGAAGCATTTGACAAGCTAGCAACTATGCTGGGGTTTACATATCCCGGAGGAAAAATTGTCGAAAAGTTCGCAAGCAAAGGTGACTCCGAACGTTTTCGTTTACCAGCAGCAATGATAAATCAACCTGGTTGTAATTTTTCTCTATCAGGGATAAAAACAGCCCTAAAAAAAATAATTACTTCGTTGCCCCAAATAACAGAACAAGATAAGGCCGACATTTGTGCATCGTTCCAAGCATGCGTAGCAAGAATCATGGTCAGTAAGTTAGAACAAGCCGTGAAAATCTGTGGCCATTCTAGGATCGTATTAGCTGGAGGGGTTGCCTCCAATCGTTACGTAAGAAAAATATTAGAAGAATTTGCGAAAAATCATGACTTATCTCTACACTTTCCAGAAGGTGTTCTATGTACAGATAACGCAGCAATGATAGCCTGGGCGGCTATAGAGAGAATTACAGCGGGCTGTACGGAACTACCTCTGGAGCCACAACCAAGACTGTGCTGGTAA
- a CDS encoding TAXI family TRAP transporter solute-binding subunit produces the protein MLNFRSNLAMLFFLSLLLSHAVGEERYFMRVGTGSISGVYYATGNAICRFIKKHSINDNTLDISCSVQSTPGTMYNLNALRNGDLEVAAAQGDWAYDAYNGTGLFSSMQPMSSLRSLFSTHKEAFTVLVRKELGIKSFDEIKHKIVNIGAPGTGVRGTIEKIMRTKGWTSTDFKLTTELNSSEQVRALCDGKIDVMTIVIGHPSGLFQEASATCNVQLVPLDDETRKKLLLDHPYYYSYDIPADLYPGLAEKEIKTIAVKSGFYVLEDFSDDKAYKLVSSVFSNFAILQSTHPAFSHITKVDLIPEAGDVPIHSGAKQFYKQIGLLRDSKEDSYPE, from the coding sequence ATGTTAAATTTTCGCTCCAATCTGGCGATGCTCTTCTTTCTATCGCTGCTCTTGAGCCATGCAGTTGGTGAGGAACGCTACTTCATGCGAGTGGGTACGGGTTCTATCTCTGGAGTGTATTATGCAACTGGCAATGCGATATGCAGGTTTATTAAGAAACACTCGATAAATGACAACACACTCGATATATCTTGTTCGGTCCAGTCTACGCCCGGTACTATGTACAATTTGAACGCACTCAGAAATGGTGACTTAGAAGTTGCGGCAGCACAAGGAGATTGGGCTTATGACGCGTATAATGGCACGGGACTATTTAGCTCCATGCAACCTATGTCCTCACTTCGTTCACTTTTTTCGACGCATAAAGAGGCCTTTACCGTTCTTGTACGAAAAGAGCTAGGAATAAAAAGCTTTGATGAAATCAAACATAAGATAGTTAACATCGGTGCACCCGGCACTGGTGTAAGAGGAACGATAGAAAAAATCATGAGAACCAAGGGATGGACAAGTACTGACTTTAAACTTACAACAGAATTGAACTCGTCTGAGCAGGTGCGTGCTCTTTGTGATGGTAAAATTGATGTAATGACAATTGTTATAGGTCACCCGAGTGGGCTTTTTCAGGAAGCTTCTGCGACCTGCAATGTGCAACTCGTGCCATTAGATGATGAAACAAGAAAGAAGTTACTTCTAGATCATCCATATTACTACTCTTATGATATTCCTGCTGATCTTTATCCAGGATTAGCTGAAAAAGAAATAAAAACGATTGCGGTGAAGTCGGGATTTTATGTTCTTGAGGATTTTTCTGATGATAAAGCATATAAATTGGTGAGCAGTGTCTTCTCGAATTTTGCCATTTTGCAAAGCACACATCCCGCTTTTTCGCACATAACAAAGGTTGATCTCATTCCGGAAGCTGGGGATGTACCAATCCATTCAGGCGCGAAACAGTTTTACAAACAAATCGGGCTCCTCCGGGATTCTAAAGAGGACTCTTACCCTGAATGA
- a CDS encoding polyprenyl synthetase family protein, which yields MNVTAYDFLNAFFSEKLRSVEEMLYNSMATLTKLRSIEDAKKMLSSGKRIRALLSLLSFALCENFDTDVEIRAAATIELIHNATLMHDDVIDENYIRRGKPNIKSIYGNRISVLTGDFLLSVAFEIILECKNLSVVLLLSKTAKQLSEGEILQLQSIGEIVSESEYLEVIARKTAVLFSAAAEIAAILTDKHEYIVVLREIGFLIGMAFQIVDDVLDYGESKEVGKNVGNDFRECKFTLPCVIAYRDAKSEAAKKFWREVFFTEKKDIQEARFFMYEVDALAKAMKVARDYLSKAEEKLSIFENSASLFTMKTFLRYAVERPY from the coding sequence ATGAATGTGACCGCTTACGATTTTTTGAACGCATTTTTTTCCGAAAAACTGCGCTCTGTAGAAGAGATGTTATATAACTCTATGGCCACTCTTACGAAACTTAGGAGCATAGAGGATGCTAAGAAAATGCTTTCCAGTGGTAAAAGGATACGTGCTTTATTATCCCTGCTTTCTTTTGCTCTTTGTGAAAATTTCGATACCGACGTAGAGATTCGTGCTGCTGCAACAATTGAATTAATTCATAATGCTACACTCATGCATGATGATGTTATAGATGAAAACTATATTCGTCGTGGCAAGCCTAATATAAAAAGTATCTATGGAAATAGAATAAGCGTTCTCACAGGTGACTTTCTTCTAAGTGTAGCGTTTGAGATTATTTTAGAATGTAAGAATCTCAGTGTGGTGTTGTTACTTTCGAAAACGGCAAAGCAGCTTTCTGAAGGTGAAATACTACAGCTTCAGAGTATTGGTGAGATTGTTAGTGAATCTGAGTATTTGGAGGTTATTGCAAGAAAGACGGCTGTTTTGTTTTCTGCTGCTGCAGAAATTGCGGCAATACTGACTGATAAACATGAGTATATTGTTGTCCTTAGGGAAATAGGATTTCTAATAGGTATGGCATTTCAAATTGTTGATGATGTTCTTGACTATGGAGAGTCAAAGGAAGTTGGCAAGAATGTTGGCAACGATTTTCGAGAGTGTAAATTTACCTTGCCATGCGTCATTGCATACAGAGATGCAAAATCCGAGGCTGCGAAGAAATTTTGGCGTGAGGTATTTTTTACAGAGAAAAAAGACATACAAGAAGCACGGTTTTTTATGTATGAGGTGGATGCTCTGGCGAAAGCGATGAAGGTTGCACGCGACTACCTCAGTAAGGCAGAAGAAAAACTCTCGATATTTGAAAACAGTGCAAGTTTATTCACAATGAAGACTTTTCTTAGGTACGCTGTCGAAAGGCCATATTAA
- a CDS encoding sulfite exporter TauE/SafE family protein: MAQIYFPIAEAAISLYVVIGLGLISGIMAGLFGIGGNIIIIPTLIFMGVAPAVAVSSAVNQTIASGFASFLNQLKQGNADLSIALSLSLSGLFGITLGSLLLMYLRDKGNVDIAIFLVYVLMLSSTGCIMAFDSIRKLLFLLRNKTGLSEHTEKSHKGNFVKFVNKLPFRRYFHSAKGDISLVALFLFGAVVGLILSISGIGGGYILVPVLMYVFNLPVRIAIGTSVAQSVLVSVVTVFFHAITLGTVDMLLGFLLSIGAICGVTFGAKLNLILHPVLIRLLLAFVMFSGVLRLLFTLLVTPENPYSFSAI, encoded by the coding sequence ATGGCCCAGATTTATTTTCCAATAGCTGAAGCTGCAATATCTTTATATGTGGTAATTGGTTTAGGTCTGATTTCAGGAATTATGGCCGGACTTTTTGGTATTGGCGGAAATATTATTATTATTCCTACCTTGATTTTTATGGGTGTTGCGCCAGCGGTAGCAGTCTCTAGTGCTGTAAATCAGACAATTGCGTCTGGGTTTGCTAGCTTCTTGAACCAATTAAAACAGGGAAATGCAGACTTATCTATAGCCCTTTCTCTTTCCCTTAGTGGGCTATTTGGGATAACATTGGGGTCATTATTGTTAATGTATCTACGCGATAAAGGAAATGTAGATATTGCAATCTTTCTTGTGTATGTTCTCATGCTTAGTAGTACGGGATGCATCATGGCATTTGATAGCATTCGTAAATTACTGTTTTTATTGCGCAATAAAACAGGACTTAGTGAACATACAGAAAAGTCTCATAAAGGTAACTTCGTAAAATTTGTGAATAAGCTCCCTTTTCGCCGCTACTTTCATAGTGCAAAGGGTGACATAAGTCTGGTTGCTCTTTTTCTTTTTGGAGCGGTCGTAGGTTTGATTTTGTCTATATCGGGTATTGGTGGGGGATATATTCTTGTTCCCGTACTCATGTATGTTTTTAATCTTCCTGTGCGCATCGCAATAGGAACTTCGGTTGCTCAATCTGTACTCGTTTCAGTTGTCACTGTTTTTTTTCATGCAATTACCTTAGGTACAGTTGATATGCTTTTGGGGTTCTTATTGAGTATTGGCGCGATTTGTGGAGTGACTTTTGGAGCAAAATTAAACCTAATTTTGCACCCAGTGCTAATTAGATTATTGCTTGCCTTCGTGATGTTTTCTGGTGTACTTAGGTTGCTGTTTACATTACTTGTGACACCTGAAAATCCATATTCTTTTTCTGCTATTTGA
- a CDS encoding TIGR02186 family protein yields the protein MTIKRFFVFAVFCLLPCKVSGFSVIADLSPNRVEIHSKFTGKKILVFGAIMEKADNIIVIVHGPKKDIAVHKKIRIFGLWTNGAKVEIKMVPLFFSFSSSNQRYDEVDRVFHGEFTPFSHLLSSSREMSAFAESRVGESLYQFDNKIELINERLFRGNIFLPSNVPKGQYVVEVLALKENRIIGIEVMPLLIVKTGLDGRIFELSHSRPLFYALTAVIGALVIGWAGFILPRTARTLLKSKGEGSKLPS from the coding sequence GTGACAATAAAAAGATTTTTTGTTTTTGCTGTATTTTGTCTACTGCCGTGTAAGGTAAGTGGTTTTTCTGTTATAGCCGATCTTTCGCCCAACAGGGTTGAAATACATTCCAAGTTTACTGGGAAAAAAATATTAGTTTTTGGGGCAATTATGGAAAAGGCAGACAATATTATAGTTATCGTTCATGGCCCCAAAAAAGATATTGCCGTACACAAAAAGATCAGAATTTTTGGTTTGTGGACAAATGGAGCTAAGGTCGAGATAAAGATGGTGCCTCTGTTCTTTTCTTTTTCCTCTTCAAATCAGAGATACGATGAAGTTGACAGGGTATTTCATGGAGAATTTACGCCATTTTCACATCTCTTGAGCTCCAGTAGAGAAATGAGTGCATTTGCTGAGAGTAGGGTAGGTGAGTCTCTGTATCAATTCGATAATAAGATTGAGTTAATCAATGAACGTCTCTTTCGTGGAAATATCTTTCTCCCAAGTAATGTACCAAAAGGACAGTATGTTGTCGAAGTTCTGGCACTAAAGGAAAACAGAATTATTGGGATCGAAGTAATGCCACTCCTGATAGTAAAAACAGGCTTGGATGGACGTATTTTTGAATTAAGTCACTCACGCCCACTATTTTATGCATTGACTGCAGTTATCGGTGCGCTGGTTATAGGTTGGGCTGGATTCATCTTGCCACGGACAGCAAGAACCTTACTTAAAAGTAAAGGAGAAGGGTCAAAACTGCCCTCATAA